In the genome of Gordonia rubripertincta, one region contains:
- the carA gene encoding glutamine-hydrolyzing carbamoyl-phosphate synthase small subunit, translated as MNTAVLVLENGQVFTGRSFGAVGETLGEAVFCTAMTGYQETLTDPSYHRQIVVATAPQIGNTGWNTEDGESTGSAGSTGVEGDSGKIWVAGYAVRNPTRRVSNWRATTSLEDELVKQGIVGIGGIDTRTVVRILRDHGSMKAGIFSGPALADTEELVGRVRNQPDMKGAKLADEVTTSDGYIVEPVDQHRFTVAAIDLGIKTNTPRMFAERGVRTHVLPSNIALDAIADLKPDGVFLSNGPGDPATADDVVELTRGVLGRDLPLFGICFGNQILGRALGRSTYKMKFGHRGINIPVVDHATGKVSITSQNHGFALEGEAGEEFDSDFGRARVSHVCANDGTVEGLELLSGRAFSVQYHPEAAAGPHDAAYLFDKFVTLLEGDRAQGASA; from the coding sequence ATGAACACAGCGGTCTTGGTGCTGGAGAACGGCCAGGTGTTCACCGGCCGGAGCTTCGGCGCAGTGGGCGAGACCCTCGGTGAAGCGGTGTTCTGCACCGCGATGACCGGCTACCAGGAAACCCTGACCGACCCGAGTTACCACCGGCAGATCGTCGTGGCCACCGCGCCACAGATCGGCAACACCGGCTGGAACACCGAGGACGGCGAGAGCACCGGCAGCGCGGGCAGCACCGGGGTCGAGGGTGACTCCGGGAAGATCTGGGTGGCCGGATATGCGGTACGCAATCCCACGCGACGTGTCTCGAACTGGCGCGCCACCACCTCGCTCGAGGACGAACTCGTCAAGCAGGGGATCGTCGGCATCGGCGGCATCGACACCCGCACCGTGGTCCGCATCCTCCGCGACCACGGCTCGATGAAGGCCGGCATCTTCTCCGGCCCGGCGCTGGCCGACACCGAAGAACTGGTCGGCCGGGTCCGCAACCAGCCGGACATGAAGGGCGCCAAGCTCGCCGACGAGGTCACCACCTCCGACGGGTACATCGTCGAGCCGGTCGATCAGCACCGGTTCACCGTCGCGGCCATCGACCTCGGGATCAAGACCAACACCCCGCGCATGTTCGCCGAGCGCGGCGTCCGCACGCACGTGCTGCCGTCGAACATCGCGCTCGACGCGATCGCCGACCTCAAGCCCGACGGCGTGTTCCTGTCGAACGGTCCCGGTGACCCGGCGACCGCCGACGACGTCGTGGAGCTCACCCGCGGCGTTCTCGGCCGGGATCTGCCGCTGTTCGGCATCTGCTTCGGCAACCAGATCCTGGGCCGGGCCCTGGGCCGGTCCACCTACAAGATGAAGTTCGGGCACCGGGGCATCAACATCCCGGTTGTCGACCATGCCACCGGCAAGGTCTCGATCACCTCGCAGAACCACGGCTTCGCACTCGAGGGTGAGGCGGGGGAGGAGTTCGACTCCGACTTCGGCCGCGCGCGGGTCAGCCATGTCTGCGCCAACGACGGAACCGTGGAGGGCCTCGAGCTGCTCTCCGGCCGCGCCTTCTCCGTGCAGTACCACCCGGAGGCGGCCGCCGGTCCCCACGACGCCGCGTATCTGTTCGACAAATTCGTCACCCTGCTCGAGGGTGACCGTGCGCAAGGAGCGAGTGCCTGA
- a CDS encoding dihydroorotase, giving the protein MTAPATGTVLLGDVRPYGEDEPVDVLVVDGVITGIGAGLSAPEGAERIEGKGGVLLPGFVDLHTHLREPGREDTETIRSGSEAAALGGYTAVFAMANTSPVADNSTVTDNVWRSGREVGLVDVYPVGAVTVGLEGRQLAEMGMMNAGAAGVRMFSDDGKCVYDPLLMRRALEYATGLGVLIAQHAEEPRLTVGAVANEGPTASRLGLAGWPRAAEESIVIRDALLARDAGARIHICHASTEGTVELLRWAKDQGIAITAEVTPHHLLLDDSRLQTYDPVNKVNPPLREVRDTEALRQALADGIVDCVATDHAPHAAQEKCCEFAQAKPGMLGLQTALPIVVETLVKPGLLDWRGVARVMSERPAQIVELTDQGRPIEVGEPANLTVVDPDTSWVVRGAELASLSRNTPFEEMTMPATITATVLRGVVTTREGRVTR; this is encoded by the coding sequence GTGACCGCCCCGGCAACCGGAACCGTCCTGCTCGGTGATGTTCGCCCCTACGGCGAAGACGAGCCGGTCGACGTTCTCGTCGTCGACGGTGTGATCACCGGGATCGGAGCGGGACTGTCCGCACCCGAGGGCGCCGAGCGCATCGAGGGCAAGGGCGGGGTGCTGCTGCCCGGTTTCGTCGACCTCCACACACATCTGCGCGAACCCGGCCGCGAGGACACCGAGACCATCCGGTCCGGCTCCGAGGCCGCCGCCCTCGGCGGCTACACCGCGGTCTTCGCGATGGCCAACACCAGCCCGGTCGCCGACAACTCGACCGTCACCGACAACGTGTGGCGCTCCGGTCGCGAGGTCGGCCTCGTCGACGTGTACCCGGTGGGTGCGGTCACCGTCGGACTCGAGGGCCGCCAGCTCGCCGAGATGGGCATGATGAACGCCGGCGCCGCGGGCGTCCGGATGTTCAGCGACGACGGCAAGTGTGTCTACGACCCGCTGCTCATGCGCCGTGCCCTCGAGTACGCGACCGGCCTGGGCGTGCTCATCGCCCAGCACGCCGAGGAGCCGCGCCTGACGGTCGGCGCGGTCGCCAACGAGGGCCCCACCGCATCCCGGCTGGGCCTGGCCGGCTGGCCGCGTGCCGCCGAGGAGTCGATCGTCATCCGCGACGCACTGCTCGCCCGAGATGCCGGCGCCCGCATCCACATCTGCCATGCCTCGACCGAGGGCACCGTCGAACTCCTGCGCTGGGCCAAGGACCAGGGGATCGCGATCACCGCCGAGGTGACCCCGCACCACCTGCTCCTCGACGACAGCAGGTTGCAGACTTATGACCCGGTGAACAAGGTCAATCCGCCGCTGCGGGAGGTCCGGGACACCGAAGCCCTGCGCCAGGCCCTCGCTGATGGGATCGTCGACTGTGTGGCCACCGACCATGCGCCGCACGCGGCGCAGGAAAAGTGCTGCGAGTTCGCCCAGGCCAAGCCGGGCATGCTCGGGCTGCAGACCGCGCTCCCGATCGTCGTCGAGACCCTGGTCAAGCCCGGGCTCCTCGATTGGCGAGGCGTCGCGCGGGTCATGAGCGAACGGCCGGCGCAGATCGTCGAACTGACCGATCAGGGCCGCCCGATCGAGGTCGGCGAGCCGGCAAACCTCACCGTTGTCGATCCGGACACCTCCTGGGTGGTCCGCGGCGCCGAACTGGCGAGCCTGTCGCGCAACACCCCGTTCGAGGAGATGACGATGCCGGCGACCATCACCGCCACCGTCCTGCGCGGCGTGGTCACCACTCGCGAGGGCCGGGTGACCCGATGA
- a CDS encoding aspartate carbamoyltransferase catalytic subunit has translation MRHLLSTQDLSRDEATALLDDAERFEQALTGREVRKLPTLRGRTVMTVFYENSTRTRVSFEVAGKWMSADVINVSASSSSVGKGESLRDTVKTLHAAGADALIVRHPASGAPAQIADWTTGSDGEGPAIINAGDGTHEHPTQALLDALTLRQRLGSLDGRRIAIVGDVVHSRVARSNAHLLSTLGAEVVLVAPPTLLPAGVGEWPVTVSGNLDAELPSVDAVMMLRVQAERMNGGFFPSTREYSVRFGLNDRRLAMLSDDAVVLHPGPMLRGMEIGWSVADSPKATVLEQVRNGVHVRMAVLFRLLVGSDSAGAQL, from the coding sequence ATGCGGCATCTGCTCTCCACGCAGGACCTCAGTCGCGACGAGGCCACTGCGCTGCTCGACGACGCCGAGCGTTTCGAGCAGGCGCTGACGGGCCGCGAGGTTCGCAAGCTGCCGACGTTGCGGGGCCGCACCGTCATGACGGTGTTCTACGAGAACTCGACGCGCACCCGCGTTTCCTTCGAGGTCGCCGGAAAGTGGATGAGCGCCGACGTCATCAACGTCAGCGCCTCGAGTTCCTCTGTGGGCAAAGGGGAGTCGCTACGGGACACGGTCAAGACCCTGCACGCCGCAGGCGCCGACGCGCTGATCGTCCGGCACCCCGCCTCGGGCGCGCCGGCCCAGATCGCCGACTGGACCACCGGTTCCGACGGTGAGGGTCCGGCGATCATCAACGCCGGCGACGGCACGCACGAGCACCCGACGCAGGCGTTGCTCGATGCGCTCACCCTGCGCCAGCGGCTCGGGTCGCTGGACGGGCGCCGGATCGCGATCGTCGGCGACGTGGTGCATTCGCGGGTCGCGCGGTCCAACGCGCACCTGCTGTCCACCCTCGGTGCCGAGGTCGTCCTCGTCGCCCCGCCGACCCTGCTCCCGGCGGGTGTGGGCGAGTGGCCGGTCACCGTCTCGGGCAACCTCGATGCCGAACTGCCGTCGGTCGATGCGGTCATGATGCTGCGCGTGCAGGCGGAGCGCATGAACGGCGGGTTCTTCCCGAGTACCCGCGAGTACTCGGTCCGCTTCGGTCTCAACGACCGTCGCCTGGCGATGCTCTCCGACGACGCGGTCGTACTGCACCCCGGCCCGATGCTGCGCGGCATGGAGATCGGCTGGTCGGTCGCCGACTCGCCGAAGGCCACCGTCCTCGAACAGGTCCGCAACGGTGTGCACGTCCGCATGGCGGTGCTCTTCCGCCTCCTCGTCGGCTCCGATTCGGCGGGAGCCCAGCTGTGA
- the pyrR gene encoding bifunctional pyr operon transcriptional regulator/uracil phosphoribosyltransferase PyrR encodes MASPAPRVLLDAADVSRTIARVAHQVIEKTALDSPDAPRVVLIGIPTRGTSLATRLGSKIGEFANVEVPVGYLDITLYRDDLRGKPHRPLERTMVPAGGVDGAIVILVDDVLYSGRTVRAALDALRDLGRPAAVQLAVLVDRGHRELPLRADYVGKNIPTARDEQVSVHLTEHDGIDQVVLSSAANTVAAEGDS; translated from the coding sequence TTGGCCAGCCCCGCCCCCAGGGTGCTGCTCGATGCCGCTGACGTGTCGCGCACGATTGCTCGTGTCGCACACCAGGTGATCGAGAAGACAGCTCTGGACTCGCCCGACGCCCCGCGCGTCGTTCTCATCGGAATCCCCACTCGCGGAACGTCTCTCGCGACCCGACTGGGTTCCAAGATCGGCGAGTTCGCCAACGTCGAGGTGCCGGTCGGCTATCTCGACATCACTCTCTACCGCGACGATCTGCGCGGAAAGCCCCATCGCCCGCTCGAACGGACCATGGTCCCGGCCGGCGGCGTCGACGGCGCGATCGTGATCCTGGTCGACGATGTGCTCTATTCCGGACGCACGGTCCGCGCCGCCCTCGACGCTCTCCGCGACCTCGGCCGCCCCGCCGCGGTCCAGCTCGCCGTGCTGGTGGATCGCGGTCACCGCGAACTCCCTTTGCGCGCAGACTATGTCGGCAAGAACATCCCCACCGCTCGCGACGAGCAGGTCTCGGTGCACCTCACCGAACACGACGGGATCGACCAGGTCGTGTTGAGTTCTGCCGCGAATACGGTTGCCGCCGAGGGTGATTCCTGA
- the nusB gene encoding transcription antitermination factor NusB → MKQPGTRHKARRRAVDLLFEAEAKKVSPAQLVAERREYVRSDESVGSIHDYTATVINGLADDQDQIDAVISSHLREWTLERLPAVDRAIMRLATWELFNSLDVDTIVVVDEAVELAKELSTDDSPAFVNGVLAKIAELAPQVRAAASAEARPSGDAE, encoded by the coding sequence GTGAAACAACCCGGAACCCGACACAAGGCGCGACGCCGCGCGGTCGACCTTCTCTTCGAGGCCGAAGCCAAGAAGGTCAGCCCCGCGCAGCTCGTCGCCGAACGCCGTGAGTACGTCCGCAGCGACGAGAGCGTCGGCTCGATCCACGACTACACCGCCACGGTGATCAACGGTCTCGCCGACGATCAGGACCAGATCGACGCGGTCATCTCCTCCCATCTGCGGGAGTGGACGCTCGAGCGTCTGCCCGCCGTCGATCGCGCCATCATGCGCCTGGCGACCTGGGAGCTGTTCAACTCGCTCGACGTCGACACCATCGTGGTGGTCGACGAGGCGGTGGAGCTCGCCAAGGAGCTGTCCACCGATGACTCGCCGGCCTTCGTCAACGGCGTGCTCGCCAAGATCGCCGAACTCGCGCCGCAGGTCCGTGCCGCCGCGTCCGCCGAGGCGCGGCCGTCGGGTGACGCCGAGTAG
- the efp gene encoding elongation factor P, which translates to MATTADFKNGLVLRMDDQLWQIQEFQHVKPGKGPAFVRTKIKNVLSGKTVDKTFNAGVKVETATVDRRDMTFLYNDGTDYVFMDAQDYEQFSLPPAVVGDGARFLLENMTVQVSLNEGNPLFVELPVTVELIVAQTDPGLQGDRSTGGTKPATLETGAEIQVPLFINTGDKLKVDSRDGSYLGRVNS; encoded by the coding sequence ATGGCGACCACCGCCGATTTCAAGAACGGCCTCGTGCTGCGCATGGACGACCAGCTCTGGCAGATCCAGGAGTTCCAGCACGTCAAGCCGGGCAAGGGCCCCGCGTTCGTGCGCACCAAGATCAAGAACGTACTGAGCGGCAAGACCGTCGACAAGACCTTCAACGCCGGCGTCAAGGTCGAGACCGCCACCGTCGACCGTCGGGACATGACCTTCCTGTACAACGACGGCACCGACTACGTCTTCATGGACGCACAGGACTACGAGCAGTTCTCGCTGCCGCCGGCCGTCGTCGGCGACGGCGCACGCTTCCTGCTCGAGAACATGACCGTGCAGGTCTCGCTCAACGAGGGCAACCCGCTGTTCGTCGAGCTCCCGGTCACCGTCGAGCTCATCGTCGCCCAGACCGACCCGGGTCTGCAGGGTGACCGCTCCACCGGCGGCACCAAGCCCGCCACGCTCGAGACCGGCGCCGAGATTCAGGTGCCCCTGTTCATCAACACCGGTGACAAGCTGAAGGTCGACTCGCGTGACGGCAGCTACCTCGGCCGCGTCAACTCCTGA
- a CDS encoding M24 family metallopeptidase — MPIIHDTAGRRDRLRNELRDRSDADGQVSAFVVSDLVNVRYLTGFTGSNAAVLIDVSDPAGDRIATDGRYITQVAAQVPDVVPVIERACVPALVAHARTAGATRIGFEADAETVAGHRALTASIEDSGVELIGLTGVVQGLRSVKDAGEIALLRAACAIGDAALAQIIADGVLRAGTTERQAARALEFEMYRLGADGVAFETIVAAGAHSAIPHHRPTHAALADGDLVKIDFGAVVGGYHSDMTRTFVLRRAADWQRDIYDLVATAQAAGRAALRPGAELRKVDAAARDVIDDAGHGDHYVHGLGHGVGLEIHEAPGIGKLAAGTLPCGAAVTVEPGVYLPGWGGVRIEDTLVVTQGDPELLTTTDKTFTVI; from the coding sequence GTGCCGATCATCCACGACACAGCCGGCCGGCGAGACCGGCTGCGGAACGAGCTACGCGACCGCTCGGACGCCGACGGGCAGGTCTCGGCCTTCGTCGTCTCCGACCTCGTCAACGTCCGCTATCTGACGGGCTTCACGGGGTCCAACGCGGCGGTCCTCATCGACGTGTCCGATCCCGCGGGGGACCGGATCGCCACCGACGGCCGCTACATCACGCAGGTCGCCGCGCAGGTCCCGGACGTCGTGCCCGTCATCGAACGCGCCTGCGTCCCGGCGCTGGTCGCGCACGCGCGGACCGCGGGTGCCACGCGCATCGGCTTCGAGGCCGACGCCGAGACCGTCGCCGGCCACCGCGCCCTGACCGCGTCGATCGAGGACTCCGGGGTCGAACTGATCGGCCTCACCGGCGTCGTGCAGGGACTGCGGTCCGTCAAGGACGCGGGGGAGATCGCGCTGCTGCGCGCCGCCTGCGCGATCGGTGACGCCGCCCTCGCCCAGATCATCGCCGACGGCGTCCTGCGTGCCGGCACCACCGAACGCCAGGCCGCCCGTGCGCTGGAGTTCGAGATGTACCGCCTCGGCGCCGACGGCGTCGCCTTCGAGACCATCGTCGCCGCCGGCGCGCATTCGGCGATCCCGCATCACCGGCCCACGCACGCCGCGCTGGCCGACGGCGATCTCGTGAAGATCGACTTCGGCGCGGTCGTCGGCGGGTACCACTCCGACATGACCCGCACCTTCGTGCTGCGCCGCGCCGCGGACTGGCAGCGCGACATCTACGACCTCGTCGCCACCGCGCAGGCCGCCGGACGGGCGGCTCTGCGCCCGGGCGCAGAGCTGCGGAAGGTGGACGCCGCCGCACGCGACGTCATCGACGACGCGGGGCACGGCGACCACTACGTGCACGGCCTCGGCCACGGCGTGGGCCTCGAGATCCACGAAGCGCCGGGAATCGGCAAACTCGCGGCGGGTACACTGCCATGCGGTGCTGCGGTCACCGTGGAGCCCGGTGTGTACCTACCCGGATGGGGTGGGGTCAGGATCGAGGACACCCTGGTCGTCACACAAGGCGACCCGGAACTGTTGACCACCACCGACAAGACATTCACCGTCATCTGA
- a CDS encoding B-4DMT family transporter encodes MSTWLVRGLTMTAVHVLARVLLGVAVVEAPLNSTVWRTVAIAAVVLIALVWGGFDGIRDARANPDPDDYGDLTVRWLKAGVLAGVLAGLISWILGNTILAGIGQAGLFVELIAGASFTALLVFVPAFVGAAIGRWLVRRDQNKGAPEDDWSVHEDRHADANAQ; translated from the coding sequence ATGTCTACGTGGTTGGTACGCGGTCTGACGATGACCGCCGTTCACGTCCTCGCCCGGGTCCTGCTCGGTGTCGCGGTGGTCGAGGCCCCGCTGAACTCCACCGTGTGGCGCACCGTCGCCATCGCCGCGGTGGTCCTGATCGCCCTGGTCTGGGGCGGATTCGACGGCATCCGTGATGCGCGCGCGAACCCCGACCCGGACGATTACGGGGACCTCACCGTGCGCTGGCTGAAGGCCGGCGTCCTGGCCGGTGTGCTCGCCGGGCTGATCTCCTGGATCCTCGGCAACACGATCCTCGCCGGCATCGGCCAGGCCGGACTGTTCGTCGAGCTGATCGCCGGCGCATCGTTCACCGCCCTGCTCGTGTTCGTCCCGGCGTTCGTCGGCGCGGCCATCGGCCGCTGGCTGGTCCGCCGCGACCAGAACAAGGGCGCCCCCGAGGACGACTGGTCGGTCCACGAAGACCGGCACGCCGACGCGAACGCGCAGTAG
- the aroB gene encoding 3-dehydroquinate synthase: MTDTEPVAIRVNAGAPYDVTIGRGLLGEVAEAAAGADRIAILYQPPLNKTAEQIREFLADRGFDAHRIEIPDAEAGKDLSVAAFCWEVFGRIGLKRNDKVISLGGGAATDVSGFVAATWMRGIGVIHVPTTLLAMVDAAVGGKTGINTEAGKNLVGSFHEPDAVLIDIGTLETVPRNEIVAGLAEVIKTGFIADPSILDIIEADPEAALDPTSPVLPDLIRRSVQVKADVVSADLKESSLREILNYGHTLGHAIERRERYRWRHGAAVSVGLVFAAELARLAGRLDDATADRHKSVLELVGLPTTYDPDAFADLLEGMAGDKKNRSGVLRFVVLDGLAKPGRLEGPDPGLLAAAYSAVAGGAGKSTSVLL; the protein is encoded by the coding sequence ATGACCGACACCGAACCCGTCGCGATCCGCGTCAACGCCGGCGCGCCCTACGACGTCACCATCGGCCGCGGGCTGCTCGGCGAGGTCGCCGAAGCCGCCGCGGGCGCCGACCGTATCGCGATCCTGTACCAGCCGCCGCTGAACAAGACCGCCGAGCAGATCCGGGAATTCTTGGCAGACAGGGGATTCGATGCCCACCGCATCGAGATCCCGGACGCCGAGGCGGGTAAGGACCTCTCGGTCGCCGCCTTCTGCTGGGAGGTCTTCGGCCGGATCGGTCTCAAGCGCAACGACAAGGTCATCAGCCTCGGCGGCGGTGCCGCGACCGACGTCTCCGGCTTCGTCGCCGCCACCTGGATGCGCGGCATCGGCGTCATCCATGTCCCGACCACGCTGCTGGCGATGGTCGACGCCGCGGTGGGCGGCAAGACAGGTATCAACACCGAGGCGGGCAAGAACCTCGTCGGCTCGTTCCACGAACCCGACGCGGTCCTGATCGACATCGGCACCCTCGAGACCGTGCCCCGCAACGAGATCGTCGCCGGGCTCGCCGAGGTCATCAAGACCGGTTTCATCGCCGATCCGTCCATCCTCGACATCATCGAGGCCGACCCGGAGGCCGCGCTCGACCCCACCAGCCCGGTCCTCCCGGATCTGATCCGCCGCTCGGTGCAGGTGAAGGCCGACGTCGTCTCGGCCGATCTCAAGGAGTCCTCGCTGCGGGAGATCCTCAACTACGGCCACACCCTGGGCCACGCGATCGAGCGACGCGAGCGTTACCGCTGGCGCCACGGCGCGGCGGTGTCGGTGGGCCTGGTCTTCGCCGCCGAGCTGGCGCGCCTGGCCGGGCGTCTCGACGATGCGACCGCCGACCGCCACAAGTCGGTGCTGGAACTGGTCGGCCTGCCGACCACCTACGACCCCGACGCCTTCGCCGACCTGCTGGAGGGCATGGCGGGGGACAAGAAGAACCGTTCGGGTGTGCTGCGCTTCGTCGTGCTCGACGGGCTGGCCAAGCCGGGCCGTCTCGAAGGTCCCGATCCGGGTCTCCTCGCCGCCGCGTACTCGGCGGTCGCCGGTGGGGCGGGCAAGAGCACGTCGGTCCTGCTCTGA
- a CDS encoding shikimate kinase has protein sequence MTQTPTPTRATTGRRPSAVLIGFMGAGKSTVGRLLADRLGVDFVDTDIELVRRTGRSIPEIFESDGVDGFRTIEENVVCDVLDNHGGVVSLGGGAVTTAGVRDALAAQRVVYLRVSPERGYERVSGTDRPLLATADPAARYAELLAERTDIYSSVCTFEVDADAAPDAVVDAIVSELARELDVRTSE, from the coding sequence ATGACCCAGACGCCGACCCCCACACGGGCGACCACGGGGCGACGCCCCAGCGCCGTGCTGATCGGCTTCATGGGCGCCGGCAAGTCGACCGTCGGGCGGCTGCTCGCCGACCGGCTCGGGGTCGACTTCGTCGACACCGACATCGAGTTGGTCCGCCGTACGGGGCGCTCCATCCCGGAGATCTTCGAATCCGACGGCGTCGACGGGTTCCGCACGATCGAGGAGAACGTCGTCTGCGACGTCCTCGACAACCACGGCGGCGTGGTCTCGCTCGGCGGGGGCGCGGTCACCACGGCCGGTGTCCGCGACGCACTGGCCGCCCAGCGGGTGGTCTACCTGCGCGTCAGTCCCGAACGCGGCTACGAGCGGGTGTCCGGCACCGACCGGCCGCTGCTGGCCACCGCGGACCCGGCCGCCCGCTACGCGGAACTGCTCGCCGAGCGCACCGACATCTACTCGTCGGTCTGCACCTTCGAGGTCGACGCCGACGCCGCTCCGGACGCCGTCGTCGACGCCATCGTCTCCGAACTCGCCCGCGAACTCGACGTGAGGACATCAGAATGA
- the aroC gene encoding chorismate synthase — MEQLITVLRWITAGESHGPALVALVEGMVAGVEVTSSDIAEQLARRRLGYGRGARMKFEADKVTVIGGVRHGRTMGGPVAIEIGNTEWPKWETVMAADPVDPAELEGSARNAPLTRPRPGHADYSGMLKYGFDDARPVLERASARETAARVAAGTVARNFLRQVFGIEVVSHVISIGASDPYVGPPPRRSDLEAIDASPVRAFDAVAEKSMIDEIEAAKKDGDTLGGVVEIVATGVPVGLGSHVSGETRLDARLAAALMGIQAIKGVEVGDGFTTARRRGSEAHDEMVPGPDGVLRSTNRAGGLEGGMTNGEDLRVRIAMKPISTVPRALSTVDMETGETASAIHQRSDVCAVPAAGVVAEAMVALVVAQAALDKFGGDSVAETTANLGAYLTAIHARPPRP; from the coding sequence ATGGAACAATTGATCACTGTGCTGCGCTGGATAACTGCCGGAGAATCCCACGGACCCGCCTTGGTCGCCCTCGTCGAGGGCATGGTCGCCGGGGTCGAGGTGACCTCGTCGGACATCGCCGAACAGCTCGCCCGTCGTCGCCTCGGCTACGGCCGCGGCGCGCGGATGAAGTTCGAGGCCGACAAGGTCACCGTGATCGGTGGCGTGCGCCACGGCCGCACTATGGGCGGCCCGGTCGCCATCGAGATCGGCAATACCGAATGGCCCAAGTGGGAAACCGTCATGGCGGCTGACCCGGTCGATCCCGCCGAACTCGAGGGCAGCGCCCGCAACGCGCCGCTGACCCGCCCGCGTCCCGGTCACGCCGATTACTCGGGCATGCTCAAGTACGGCTTCGACGACGCCCGTCCGGTCCTCGAACGCGCCAGTGCGCGCGAGACCGCGGCCCGCGTCGCCGCCGGCACCGTCGCCCGGAACTTCCTGCGTCAGGTCTTCGGCATCGAGGTGGTCTCGCACGTCATCTCGATCGGCGCGAGTGATCCCTACGTCGGTCCGCCGCCGCGCCGCAGCGACCTCGAGGCCATCGACGCCAGCCCGGTCCGCGCCTTCGACGCCGTCGCCGAGAAGTCGATGATCGACGAGATCGAGGCCGCCAAGAAGGACGGCGACACCCTCGGCGGCGTCGTCGAGATCGTCGCCACCGGTGTGCCCGTCGGACTCGGCTCGCACGTCAGCGGTGAGACCCGCCTCGACGCACGTCTGGCCGCCGCACTCATGGGCATCCAGGCGATCAAGGGTGTCGAGGTCGGCGACGGCTTCACAACCGCCCGCCGCCGCGGCAGCGAGGCCCACGACGAGATGGTTCCCGGACCCGACGGCGTGCTGCGCTCGACCAACCGCGCGGGCGGCCTCGAAGGCGGCATGACCAACGGCGAGGACCTGCGCGTACGCATCGCGATGAAGCCGATCTCGACGGTGCCGCGCGCCCTCTCGACGGTCGACATGGAGACGGGGGAGACCGCCAGCGCGATCCACCAGCGCTCCGATGTGTGCGCCGTGCCCGCGGCAGGTGTGGTCGCCGAGGCCATGGTGGCGCTCGTCGTCGCCCAGGCGGCACTGGACAAGTTCGGTGGCGACTCGGTCGCCGAGACCACCGCCAACCTCGGTGCCTACCTGACTGCCATCCACGCGCGCCCGCCGCGCCCATGA
- a CDS encoding A24 family peptidase — protein sequence MVEPAILFWLLAIAATDARTRRIPNAMVWPGLGAVAVVAITQPAVGLAAGVAAAPYLLAFTARWCGGGDVKLAFVCGGLALRWDTAMVMVACASLVTLVIALTSVGRRGHAHAPALVGALIAVSDLA from the coding sequence ATGGTCGAACCCGCGATCCTGTTCTGGTTGCTCGCAATCGCCGCCACCGATGCACGCACCCGACGCATCCCCAATGCGATGGTGTGGCCCGGACTCGGCGCGGTGGCCGTTGTCGCGATCACCCAGCCCGCCGTGGGACTCGCTGCCGGGGTGGCCGCGGCACCGTACCTGCTGGCGTTCACGGCCCGATGGTGCGGCGGTGGTGACGTGAAGCTCGCCTTCGTCTGCGGCGGTCTCGCGTTGCGCTGGGACACCGCGATGGTGATGGTGGCGTGCGCCTCCCTCGTGACACTGGTGATCGCCCTGACGAGCGTCGGGCGGCGGGGACACGCACATGCCCCGGCGCTCGTCGGCGCGCTGATCGCCGTGTCCGATCTGGCCTGA